The genomic DNA ACCTGTGATCTCAAGCTCTCGGGGCTGGAGCCTCGCGCTTCTATTCTACATGTCATCACGGAGACACAAGTATGCAGTTTTCCCGCAGACACCTTGCCGCGGCTGTGGCCGGAGCAGTGTGGCTCCTGAGGGCTAGCATAGCCTCGGCAGAGCCCTATCCGAGCAGGCCAATACGGATTCTCGTTCCCTATACAGCCGGAGGGGAGTCGACCTGATCGCGAGAGCAGTGGCCGAGCCGCTTGGCAAGCGCCTGAAGCAACCCGTTATCATCGAGAACAAACCGGGAGCCAACGGGGTCTTGGCAACTCAAGAGGTTGCAAGATCTGCGGCCGATGGTCATACCCTGGTGATTGGCGTCCCGGCCACCATTGCCATCAACCCAAGCCTTTACAAACTGAGCTTCGATCCGATCAAGGATCTGCGCCCCGTGGCCCAATTGGCAATCGCCCGCTTTGTCATCGTCACTGCGCCCAGTAGCGGTATCCAGTCGCTGCAACAGTTGATCGCGCAGGCGAAAGCCAATCCAGGCAAGTACAGCTATGCGTCTTATGGCAACGGATCCGCGCCCCATCTGGCAGGGCAGATGTTGACGACGACTGCCGGGGTCGATATCAACCACATCCCGTACAAAGGCTCGACAGCAGCGTTGTTCGACGTGATCAGTGGGCGGGTCAGCTTCATGTTCGATGTGGTGGCGAATGTCCAGCAGCATGTGCAGGCGGGAACGCTGAAGGTCATCGCAGCAGCAGGCGAGCAGGCACCACCGCAGTTCCCGAACGTGCCCACGGCCCAGAGCGTGGTGCCCGGCCTGGCGCTGGACGGCTGGGTTGGCGTGTTCGCGCCAGTCGGCACGCCGGCGGCTGTTGTTAATCGGCTGAGCACCGAACTGAATGAGGTGCTTAAAGAGCAGGGCCTAAAGCGCAGACTCACTGACCTGGGCTTCGACGTTGTAGGAAGTACCCCGGAGCAACTGCTCGAAACCATCCGCAAGGACCACGCCACATACACCAAGGCGGTGCAGAGCGCAGGCCTTCGCAATGAATAATGACAAAGGAGATACCATGATTGTTGTCGATGTCCCCCGCCACGGTGGCCCCGAAGTCCTCAGTGTCCAGGAGCGCCCGGAGCCCAAGCCCGCAGCGGGTGAGGTGCTGATTCGCGTGCAGGCGGCCGGCGTTAACAGGCCGGACGTCATGCAGCGCGCCGGGATCTATCCGATGCCTCCCGACGCACCGAGCGTGCCAGGTCTTGAGGTGGCTGGCACCGTGTCGGCTCTGGGTGACGGCGTGACGCACTGGAAGGTCGGCGATCGAGTCTGCGCCCTGCTCATCGGCGGCGGCTATGCGGAGTACGTTGCTGTTCCGGGAGGTCAGTGCATGCCGATTCCGGGCGGGATTGACATGGTACTGGCGGCAGCATTGCCGGAGGCCGCATTCACCGCTTGGAGCGCACTGATCGAACATGGCCGCCTGAAAGCTGGTGAAAACCTGCTCGTTCATGGGGGAACCAGCGGCGTGGGATCATTGGCCTTGCAGTGGGCCAAGCACCTGGGCGCTAAGATATTCGCAACCGCCGGCAGTGCCGAGAAGTGCAATGTGTGCCGGTCCTTGGGCGCCGACGTCGCGATCAATTACCGCGAGCAAGACTATGAGCGACTGGTCTACGAGCATACCGACGGTCGGGGTGTCGACGTCATTCTGGATATGGTGGGCGCGCCTTACTTCGCGAGGAACCTGGCGGCCATTGCGCGCGACGGTCGTATGGTCTACATTGCCCACCCAATGGGCCGAGAGCTCACGGTGGACATTGGAACCGTAATGATGAAGCGTGCCTACATCACCGGTACCACGCTTCGTCACCGGACCCTTGAGCAGAAGGCCGAGATCGCTCGCGAGATCGAGGCGACACTGTGGCCATTGGTTGCGGATGGGCGCGTGCGACCGCTGGTCAACCGCGTGTTTCCACTGCGTGACGCAGCCGAGGCGCATTCCCATCTGGAAAGTGGCGACAACATTGGCAAGATCGTTCTACAAGTCGACGGCGCGTAGGGTGTTGGCTACCCATATCGGCTAGTGTTTCGCCAATCGGCCAGCCGTGTTGACTTGAGGATGCTCACGGGTCTACACGGCTCTGCAAGCTCGACTTCCGACTTGTGGCGCACCATCTCGTCGCGCTTGAGTTCCCCGATACCGTGTGAGCGTAAGCACGAGATTTGATGGAGAGGCGATCAAGGTAAATGATGGGGATGGTGCGAGCCGCGTGAAGCGGCTCGGTGATGGCCATCACGGCTGTTGATCGCGATGGGGTGGATTGGCGATGGACGTGTTCACGCCGGCGTTTTCGGCGCGGAGTTCCTCGTCGAGTTGGAGTTGCGACTGGGCATGGCGCCGGATTTGCACGAGGTAATGGGATTCGACGAGCATCACGAGTTCGTGGAGATAGTCGAGGATCGCTGCGGCGTCCGCATCGGTCAGCTCGGGTAGGATTGGCCCGAGCAAGGGCAGGAAGGCTTGGTCTGTCATTGGAATCTCAACGTTTGCCGCGTCGGGTCTGGGTTGCGGTATAGGTTTCGAGATAGAGCTTCTCGTCGATCTGCGGCAGTTCGCGCTGCGCGGCCTGGGCCAGCAGTTCGCCGGCCAGGTTCATCAGGATGCGATGGTTGCCGGCGGCGTGTTCGCACAAGGTCTGGCGCAGCGGTTCGGTCATGAGGCTGGCATTGCCGGCACTGGCGAGCAGGTGGCTGAGGCAGGCCTGCAGTTCGTCCACGGTGGCGGTCTCCATCGCCAGACGCGCGCGGATCCGGCTGCCCAAGGGGATCAGATCGTCGCGGGTGAACTTGTCGGGCAGGCGGGCATCGCCGGCGAGCACCACACACAGCAGCGCCTGTGAGTCGAAGCGAGCAGACGCCAGCAGGCGTAACTCCGACAGGACCGGCGCGCTCATCTCCTGGGCTTCGTCGATCAGCAGCACGCAGCGACGGCGGCTGGCCTCCAGATGGGCCAGCCAGCGTTCGCGCAGGGCCTTGAAGCCGCCCCAGCGGTTCTGCGGCTTGATCGGCACCGCAAAGATGTCGCTAAGCTCTCGGTAGAAGTCGGACAGGCTGCTCTGCGGATGGGTAATCGAGCCAACCATCAGATCGGGCAGCCGGGTCAGACGCTGATGGAGCAGGCGCAAGGCGATGCTCTTGCCGGAACCTGGGTCGCCATGCACCATGGCAAAGCCGCCTTCGCGTGCCAAGCCGTGCTCGATACGCCAGCAGAAGTGATCGAGTCTGGGGTTCACGAAGACCGCTTCGACGGGGATGTCCTGGGCAAAGGGGTTGAACTTCAGGCCGTAAAGGGCCAGCAGATTGGGTTGCATCATGGCTTCGCAGGCAGCGTCGGGGGAGATAGGCGGGAGGCAAGCCGGTGGCGGCGTGTTCGGCGAGCAACTGCCGCATCAGCGGCGCGATGCCGGTCGGGGGAACTTCGGCGGCCGCAGTGACCTGCACCCGTCCACGCAGCCCATCGGCATTGGCAGACTTATCCAGCGGGAAGACGGCAACTAGCGGATTGCCGGTGCGCGCATCGACCAGTTCTACTTGAGATAGATCCCAGCGCGCATAGCGCAGGCAGACCTGCTCCAGATGCCGATAGGCGGATGGCACCTCGAAGCGCACGGCGTTGAGGGTGAAGGTGCCGTCGGAGCGGCGCTGACGGCGGTGCTCCTGGATCCGGAAGGCCCGGCGCAACGCCAGCGACTCAGGGCAAGTCCGCGACACGTCGGCGCAAGACAGGTAGCGCTCGAGAGGCGCCGCGCCGAGTTCGGAATGCGGTTTGCGGTGGTATTCCTGCTCGACCCAGGCCTGGGCGGCCAGATTCAACATCTCCAGCGTCAGATGGGCTTCGCCCTCGAGCATGGCCATTAGTCTGGACTCGACCTGAGCCCAGAAGCTCTCCTGCTTCGCATTCTGATATGGCGAATATGGCAAAGTAGTCTGGTGCAGAATGCCCAGACAAGCGAGTCCCTCAGCAAACTCGTCAGCCAGCATGGCGGCACCGTTGTCGGTCATGATGGCTCTGGGCAGGCCACGCTTCATGAAGGCCTGCGAGACGCCGTGCACGAGGGACGCGGTCGTTTCGTCGAGGAACCACTGCAGGTGGCAGACGAGCCGGGAATGATCGTCCATGACACACAGCAGCAACGGCTTGTGCCATTGGCCGTCGGGCGTGAGGACCTTGCGCGAACCATGATGGAAGT from Cupriavidus sp. D39 includes the following:
- a CDS encoding Bug family tripartite tricarboxylate transporter substrate binding protein gives rise to the protein MAEPLGKRLKQPVIIENKPGANGVLATQEVARSAADGHTLVIGVPATIAINPSLYKLSFDPIKDLRPVAQLAIARFVIVTAPSSGIQSLQQLIAQAKANPGKYSYASYGNGSAPHLAGQMLTTTAGVDINHIPYKGSTAALFDVISGRVSFMFDVVANVQQHVQAGTLKVIAAAGEQAPPQFPNVPTAQSVVPGLALDGWVGVFAPVGTPAAVVNRLSTELNEVLKEQGLKRRLTDLGFDVVGSTPEQLLETIRKDHATYTKAVQSAGLRNE
- a CDS encoding ATP-binding protein: MMQPNLLALYGLKFNPFAQDIPVEAVFVNPRLDHFCWRIEHGLAREGGFAMVHGDPGSGKSIALRLLHQRLTRLPDLMVGSITHPQSSLSDFYRELSDIFAVPIKPQNRWGGFKALRERWLAHLEASRRRCVLLIDEAQEMSAPVLSELRLLASARFDSQALLCVVLAGDARLPDKFTRDDLIPLGSRIRARLAMETATVDELQACLSHLLASAGNASLMTEPLRQTLCEHAAGNHRILMNLAGELLAQAAQRELPQIDEKLYLETYTATQTRRGKR
- a CDS encoding NAD(P)H-quinone oxidoreductase; translation: MIVVDVPRHGGPEVLSVQERPEPKPAAGEVLIRVQAAGVNRPDVMQRAGIYPMPPDAPSVPGLEVAGTVSALGDGVTHWKVGDRVCALLIGGGYAEYVAVPGGQCMPIPGGIDMVLAAALPEAAFTAWSALIEHGRLKAGENLLVHGGTSGVGSLALQWAKHLGAKIFATAGSAEKCNVCRSLGADVAINYREQDYERLVYEHTDGRGVDVILDMVGAPYFARNLAAIARDGRMVYIAHPMGRELTVDIGTVMMKRAYITGTTLRHRTLEQKAEIAREIEATLWPLVADGRVRPLVNRVFPLRDAAEAHSHLESGDNIGKIVLQVDGA